In Fusibacter sp. A1, the following are encoded in one genomic region:
- a CDS encoding LysR family transcriptional regulator, producing the protein MTLDSYKVFFTVAKEGQFSKAATVLYLSQPAVSQSVKQLEGQLGCVLFNRTAKGVELTYEGDLLFGHLKKAFEHIEAAELAVIAAKNLEVGEIKIGASDSVCSHYLLDHLQTFKDKFPEIKVHVYNKTSSEVRSMLKSGEVEIGFVNMPLDGQDGLEVIDVMPLQDCFVHHPEFSSDLKGEKDLSQLAGYPLVVLEKGTNMRRFFDSIMHGHQVDYTADYELGSADLVVKFAIKKFGIAFVTREFCESEIASGALDIIRLKEEIPKRSIGMVTVKGKKLSSAAKEFYQQCLDGKAKH; encoded by the coding sequence ATGACGCTAGATAGCTATAAAGTATTCTTTACAGTGGCAAAAGAAGGACAGTTTTCAAAGGCTGCGACCGTGCTGTATCTTTCGCAACCAGCGGTGAGCCAGTCTGTGAAGCAGCTTGAAGGGCAGCTGGGTTGCGTGCTGTTCAACAGGACCGCAAAGGGCGTTGAACTGACCTACGAGGGAGACCTTCTGTTCGGGCACTTGAAAAAGGCGTTTGAACATATTGAAGCTGCAGAACTGGCAGTCATCGCCGCTAAAAACCTGGAAGTCGGTGAAATAAAAATAGGGGCCAGTGATTCTGTGTGCAGTCATTACCTGCTTGACCATCTGCAGACTTTCAAGGACAAGTTTCCTGAAATTAAGGTCCACGTATACAACAAGACCTCTTCTGAAGTACGGTCGATGCTGAAATCAGGTGAAGTCGAGATCGGTTTTGTGAACATGCCCCTGGACGGGCAGGACGGGCTAGAGGTGATCGATGTGATGCCGCTGCAGGACTGTTTTGTCCATCATCCCGAGTTCTCAAGTGATCTCAAAGGCGAGAAGGACTTGTCGCAACTTGCCGGCTATCCGCTGGTCGTGCTTGAAAAAGGAACCAACATGAGAAGGTTTTTTGACAGCATCATGCACGGGCATCAGGTGGACTACACGGCGGATTACGAACTGGGAAGCGCCGACCTTGTCGTCAAGTTTGCGATCAAGAAGTTCGGGATCGCCTTTGTCACAAGAGAGTTTTGCGAATCAGAGATCGCATCGGGCGCATTGGATATCATCCGCCTAAAAGAAGAGATACCCAAACGAAGCATCGGCATGGTCACGGTGAAAGGTAAAAAGTTAAGTAGCGCCGCAAAGGAATTCTATCAGCAGTGCCTAGATGGAAAAGCAAAACACTAA
- a CDS encoding transporter substrate-binding domain-containing protein, translating to MKDKHRLRMPIFLVTLLLTVSVTHADNPILVQGDQSQPPISYVDDEVYKGFGIEIAHEILSAMNLSHTYKTSTYPQMLRNLTANTADMYVLMRYSKEDDARFDFSLPVVQMSDYLYVRKKEGLESIDDLNGKSLIVVSGSSLHDQAIRLGFSDSLVTVPRTEDALMLLKNGKHDAALLTDKYAQYYIDSLDLNTIKRIDQAVGTSNYCFAVRQGNTALTAQLNEGLLAIKASGKYDEIYEKWFGTDEKSAFSFAFFKFALYLTIPLVIIAAAYLTWRWYLDRQVDHMTADLSFTNERLVASSKRIIEEHSVNQLSEKMSAVNRLSLNITDRLIPHIGSGLSTTDELAKLTEQMRASLIDTGSNVGSFSHLLDQTTTHLGNLETDLNTVIQELKQLRTASTKPASARPTEFDLGKHVLQVTDNLRSAGILGAHELSVNCTEHLMVESNKDALKTVIEILVSNSLAHGFDNHSPGKISIEVHRKINEFEIIYKDTGHGVRSSDTLSLFEPYQKNDFSKGEGLGLPTLYQLVKHTLNGTVTFNSMLGHGVTVLITAPIWFSA from the coding sequence ATGAAAGATAAACATCGACTGAGGATGCCGATTTTCTTAGTCACCCTACTGCTGACAGTTTCAGTAACTCATGCAGATAACCCTATCCTTGTTCAAGGCGATCAGTCGCAGCCTCCGATTTCGTATGTCGACGACGAGGTATACAAGGGATTTGGTATTGAGATCGCACACGAGATTTTGAGTGCGATGAATCTTTCGCATACTTATAAGACCAGCACCTATCCTCAAATGTTGCGAAACCTGACCGCGAATACCGCCGACATGTACGTACTCATGCGCTATTCTAAAGAAGATGACGCTAGATTTGACTTTAGCTTGCCGGTAGTGCAAATGAGTGACTATCTGTATGTCAGAAAAAAAGAAGGATTGGAATCCATCGACGATCTAAATGGCAAATCGCTTATCGTAGTCAGTGGTTCTTCGCTACACGATCAGGCGATCAGACTGGGTTTTTCCGACTCGCTGGTGACGGTACCAAGAACAGAGGACGCACTAATGCTCCTTAAAAACGGCAAGCATGACGCCGCCCTGCTGACGGATAAATACGCCCAGTATTATATCGATTCCTTAGACTTAAACACCATAAAACGAATCGATCAGGCGGTAGGTACAAGCAATTACTGTTTTGCAGTGCGACAAGGCAACACGGCGCTGACCGCCCAGCTCAACGAGGGGCTGCTTGCCATCAAAGCATCGGGCAAATACGATGAGATTTATGAAAAGTGGTTCGGCACCGATGAAAAATCAGCCTTTTCATTCGCTTTTTTCAAGTTCGCCCTCTATCTTACGATACCGCTTGTTATCATCGCAGCCGCCTATCTGACCTGGCGGTGGTATCTAGACAGACAGGTGGACCATATGACAGCCGACTTGAGCTTCACAAACGAGCGGTTGGTCGCATCAAGCAAAAGGATCATCGAGGAGCACTCGGTCAATCAGCTAAGCGAAAAGATGTCCGCCGTGAATCGCCTATCACTTAATATCACCGACAGGCTGATTCCTCATATAGGAAGCGGCTTGTCCACCACAGACGAGTTAGCCAAGTTAACGGAGCAGATGAGAGCAAGCCTTATCGATACCGGGTCGAATGTTGGATCCTTTTCTCATCTGCTGGATCAGACGACAACGCATCTCGGCAATCTAGAAACCGACCTTAACACAGTCATCCAAGAGCTCAAGCAACTGAGAACCGCATCGACTAAGCCCGCAAGCGCCAGACCAACAGAATTCGACCTTGGCAAGCATGTGCTGCAGGTCACGGACAACCTAAGGTCTGCAGGCATTCTCGGTGCGCACGAACTAAGCGTCAACTGCACCGAGCACCTTATGGTCGAATCCAATAAGGACGCTCTGAAAACAGTAATTGAGATATTGGTTTCAAATTCCTTAGCCCACGGATTCGACAACCATTCGCCAGGCAAAATCAGCATCGAGGTCCACCGGAAGATAAACGAATTCGAAATCATCTACAAGGACACCGGACACGGCGTTCGTTCAAGTGATACATTAAGCCTCTTCGAACCTTATCAAAAAAATGATTTCAGTAAAGGCGAGGGACTTGGCCTGCCCACGCTTTATCAGCTGGTGAAACATACCTTAAACGGTACGGTTACCTTTAATTCAATGCTAGGTCACGGTGTGACGGTACTCATAACAGCACCAATCTGGTTTTCTGCATAA
- a CDS encoding CpaF family protein yields the protein MHKEIIKATKRQLNQVVLITDDVVRQIIHGVIEGKHAEEPIPLKERKRILERSFNTLRRLDVLQPLIEDDEITEIMVNGPDCIFFERKGVILESDLVFDDAERLNHVIQKIVSGVNRTVNTSEPIVDARLIDGSRVNVVLPPIALNGPIMTIRKFQKEQFTMKDLIELGAITNEAAGEIDGWMRARLNLFISGGTGSGKTTFLNVLSQSIQKDQRVITIEDSAELQLTHIKNWVRLETRNANTEGVGEISIRILIKSALRMRPDRIIVGEVRGCEAIDMLQAMNTGHDGSLSTGHANNVTDMLKRLETMVYSDSQMPIAAIKQQIVSAIDVIIHLGRLRDSSRRVLAIEAMSHLENGDYVLVPLYLFCDLGDDENGRVKGALTRTGNVLPRIGKLIASGQTVKKEPHHAD from the coding sequence ATGCATAAGGAGATCATCAAAGCGACCAAAAGGCAATTGAATCAGGTGGTTCTGATCACGGATGACGTCGTCAGGCAGATCATTCACGGTGTGATTGAAGGCAAGCATGCCGAAGAGCCTATCCCTCTTAAAGAAAGAAAACGAATACTTGAACGTTCCTTCAATACCCTCAGAAGACTTGATGTCCTTCAGCCGCTGATCGAGGATGATGAGATCACAGAAATCATGGTGAACGGTCCGGACTGCATTTTTTTTGAAAGAAAGGGTGTCATCTTGGAATCCGATCTTGTTTTTGACGATGCGGAACGGTTGAATCACGTGATACAAAAAATCGTGAGCGGTGTGAACCGAACGGTGAATACTTCAGAACCCATCGTCGATGCGAGACTGATAGACGGATCTCGTGTCAATGTGGTGCTTCCGCCCATCGCGCTCAATGGTCCGATCATGACTATCCGAAAATTCCAGAAGGAACAGTTCACCATGAAGGACCTGATTGAGCTTGGAGCCATCACTAATGAGGCCGCAGGCGAAATCGACGGATGGATGCGTGCGAGGCTGAACCTGTTCATTTCGGGCGGGACGGGTTCCGGGAAGACCACTTTTTTAAATGTGCTTAGCCAGAGTATCCAGAAGGACCAGCGTGTAATCACCATAGAGGATTCGGCAGAACTGCAACTGACCCATATCAAGAACTGGGTCAGGCTTGAAACCAGAAACGCCAACACGGAAGGTGTAGGTGAAATCAGCATACGAATACTCATAAAAAGCGCTCTGCGTATGAGACCGGACCGGATTATCGTCGGCGAGGTGAGGGGGTGCGAGGCGATCGATATGCTTCAGGCGATGAACACAGGCCATGACGGATCGCTGTCGACAGGCCATGCGAACAATGTGACCGACATGCTAAAGCGGCTCGAGACGATGGTCTATTCGGATTCGCAGATGCCTATTGCTGCGATCAAACAGCAAATCGTATCGGCGATCGATGTGATCATCCACCTTGGCAGGTTGAGGGATAGTTCCAGAAGGGTGCTCGCCATCGAGGCGATGTCGCATCTAGAAAATGGCGATTACGTACTGGTCCCCCTTTACCTCTTTTGTGACTTAGGAGACGATGAAAATGGACGGGTAAAAGGAGCTCTGACACGAACGGGAAACGTCCTGCCACGAATAGGCAAGTTGATCGCTTCGGGGCAAACCGTCAAAAAGGAGCCTCATCATGCTGATTAG
- a CDS encoding type II secretion system F family protein, which yields MLISIGIITSGICVYCVFWILRPRSGHSKVKKRTKPFKISKDRVSLFESILLSIVLGVCGLAVGWIFYKSFLMMGVFSVVLQLGRKSYYKNKRLRKNEQNLDEFMEINRMLIAELYSGKSLEQAYQAILVNLNKDSNCQYPLMRKTLTVWCEQFDIGWSVEEVLRAFAKESGNQVIDQFVVMISATKKHGGNLLEVIDLTNRVLRDKRQMQRDIEVIISEKRLEQKLLSLMPFGMLLLMQLTAYEFIAPLYESVSGRLMMTATLLLFIGCYIWSDRMTRIEA from the coding sequence ATGCTGATTAGTATAGGAATCATCACTTCTGGCATATGCGTCTATTGTGTGTTTTGGATACTACGGCCGCGCAGTGGACATAGCAAAGTCAAAAAACGGACGAAGCCGTTTAAAATTTCGAAAGACCGAGTGTCCTTGTTTGAAAGCATACTGCTCAGCATCGTTTTGGGAGTGTGCGGCTTGGCTGTCGGATGGATATTCTACAAGTCCTTTCTCATGATGGGTGTGTTTTCAGTGGTGCTCCAATTAGGCAGAAAATCCTACTATAAAAATAAGAGACTAAGAAAGAATGAGCAAAATCTAGATGAGTTTATGGAGATCAACCGCATGCTCATCGCTGAACTCTACTCTGGAAAATCTCTGGAACAAGCGTATCAGGCGATTCTAGTTAATTTGAACAAGGACTCCAACTGCCAGTATCCGCTTATGAGGAAGACGCTTACCGTCTGGTGTGAACAGTTCGATATTGGATGGTCAGTGGAAGAAGTACTAAGGGCCTTTGCTAAGGAGAGTGGTAATCAGGTGATCGATCAGTTTGTCGTGATGATCAGTGCCACAAAAAAACATGGTGGAAACCTGCTTGAAGTCATCGATTTGACCAACCGGGTGCTCAGGGACAAGCGGCAGATGCAGCGTGATATAGAAGTCATCATCTCTGAAAAAAGGCTCGAACAGAAGCTGCTCAGCCTGATGCCCTTCGGGATGCTTCTTTTGATGCAGCTGACAGCCTATGAATTTATCGCCCCTCTTTATGAAAGTGTATCGGGTAGGCTGATGATGACCGCCACCCTTTTGCTCTTTATCGGATGTTACATCTGGTCTGACAGAATGACGAGGATCGAAGCATGA
- a CDS encoding type II secretion system F family protein: MIGAVLLLLMVALALFNKTRSKADLDRFGSEATLRGLVWSCFHVVDRLCGYYSESSFYRKRMQYLRLWHNSSDLSDAVALHLAKMVTLSLLCFALVLVMLGLMGTVDRLTLAYLILFIFVAGLVPDFQLKKKYERHIEMIHKELPGFLQQLSLLLKAGATVQNSYAYTAVNCSGNQYMSKMVKLIDRECDKGTELLLAFSVVADVIPTRTVNRLVSLMTQARHTGVHNLSDQLLLLSEDIMRDRQTQVRTISEKLSTKMLMPMMVSMIGIMALLIYPIFQQL, translated from the coding sequence ATGATCGGGGCGGTGCTTTTGCTTTTGATGGTCGCACTTGCTCTTTTCAACAAAACAAGGAGCAAGGCCGATCTTGACCGCTTTGGCAGTGAGGCGACACTAAGGGGACTGGTATGGTCGTGCTTTCATGTTGTAGACAGACTGTGTGGATACTATTCTGAATCTTCCTTTTACAGAAAAAGAATGCAGTATCTCAGATTGTGGCACAACTCAAGCGACTTATCCGATGCCGTAGCCCTTCATCTGGCCAAGATGGTGACGCTGTCACTGCTCTGCTTCGCACTTGTGCTTGTGATGCTAGGACTTATGGGCACCGTCGATAGGCTGACCTTGGCCTATCTGATCCTATTCATTTTTGTAGCCGGTCTGGTACCCGACTTTCAGCTCAAAAAGAAGTACGAGAGACATATCGAAATGATCCATAAGGAACTCCCTGGTTTTCTTCAACAACTTTCCCTGCTGCTCAAGGCCGGTGCGACCGTTCAAAACAGCTATGCCTACACGGCGGTAAATTGCAGTGGAAACCAGTATATGAGCAAGATGGTCAAGCTGATTGACAGGGAATGCGACAAAGGTACGGAACTGTTGTTGGCCTTTTCTGTGGTCGCGGATGTCATACCGACAAGAACCGTCAACCGACTGGTGAGCCTGATGACTCAAGCGAGGCATACTGGCGTACATAACTTGTCGGATCAGCTACTCTTATTATCTGAGGATATCATGCGCGATAGGCAGACGCAGGTGCGTACGATTTCTGAAAAACTATCGACCAAAATGTTGATGCCGATGATGGTATCCATGATCGGCATCATGGCACTGCTGATCTATCCAATATTTCAGCAACTATAG
- a CDS encoding Flp1 family type IVb pilin: protein MKQTLGYIKAKLGCTRGIGTIEVILIIFILVGVVVMFREKLFDMVDKYLSQLDPDIKNDLTK from the coding sequence ATGAAACAAACATTAGGTTATATCAAGGCAAAACTGGGATGCACTAGAGGGATCGGCACGATCGAAGTGATTCTGATCATTTTCATTCTGGTCGGAGTGGTGGTGATGTTCAGGGAGAAGTTATTCGATATGGTAGATAAGTATTTGAGCCAGTTGGACCCAGACATTAAAAATGACCTCACCAAATAG
- a CDS encoding TadE family protein has product MTSPNRSRNKGTHTIEAAILMPILMIVLVVIVDHAIYLNNRLNVLSSMQLVHQSVARHVNESSLSWLVNPDSDLTGGNIPVDARYERSIGDRFMFTLKEEDLTDRIQMELDKLVGDSVAVITVDELSIRQMVFDRHISVCYVIRINSPFSEVAVNFGRRDKLSLMVEIEPENVLEKMQTIDTVLTALENTQNWKSLIYTMQQTLIKCLKVFR; this is encoded by the coding sequence ATGACCTCACCAAATAGGTCAAGAAACAAAGGAACACACACGATTGAAGCGGCGATTCTGATGCCCATACTGATGATCGTCCTAGTCGTGATCGTTGACCATGCAATCTATCTGAATAACAGACTGAATGTGTTAAGCAGCATGCAGCTTGTTCACCAGTCGGTGGCAAGACATGTGAACGAGTCGTCGCTGAGCTGGCTCGTAAACCCCGACAGTGATCTGACGGGGGGCAATATCCCTGTCGACGCGCGGTATGAGCGGTCGATTGGGGATAGATTCATGTTTACCTTAAAAGAAGAGGATTTAACCGACAGGATCCAAATGGAACTGGATAAGCTTGTGGGTGATTCTGTGGCTGTGATCACGGTCGATGAGCTATCAATCAGGCAAATGGTCTTCGATAGGCATATTTCGGTTTGTTATGTCATAAGAATCAACAGTCCGTTTTCAGAGGTGGCTGTGAATTTTGGACGGCGCGATAAGTTAAGCCTCATGGTCGAAATCGAACCTGAAAATGTGCTTGAAAAAATGCAGACCATCGATACCGTACTGACGGCGCTTGAAAACACACAGAACTGGAAGTCGCTGATCTATACGATGCAGCAGACGCTTATAAAATGTCTTAAGGTCTTTAGGTGA
- a CDS encoding DUF5702 domain-containing protein, giving the protein MKKHAGSFTPAVAWMMVLVLFVNAVLWDYSRIKMGHVVASQISSNAVEAALFDYQSEIAKSFDLLCVTDSTQIKAAVEEVLSEGINQGYNELYSLRVESVDVSFLGETYADPQAIKYAILKRHSERFMLGKLTQWLEKLEFFKSLGIVTSMLEELGKVFDKVTSLQDAFDLLGPHYERVSKWLNQMDDMNVLDLVNRYHDLNSEASDLKRELGRLSESIKEATDESELSRLRKERASIKDALDEVKTDIQTIRERIQDFRDGVEGIDALIESARTFTEELQQTLDLLAVVGVKIEDNRERYKSMNYVAKVCDAVAKTLSKITQSVTKANSAAAKVLTGYDTGRDRVMEMIRIIDDSLARGEKIAKEICEADSLGGYFKRLAVTTFVPEGAIDQDGNFDGKALIRALRDVVLGDVFKLDEAYLGQLPEDVYKSLPSQRAGIEQEGVDKSRSSGSTRNQADEINKSFNRSSNQWSALLDAQMLGAKSLIDKLIIADYLVNHFTYNVPSRFTVEEQTNPFMPQSEIEYVLHGNRSNASNAILTDTEIFGVRLLMNASSLLITKQTTVQSLSAQLAAATGGISYPIMYAVVVAGWSGTETVVDVKKLHLGESIPLFKKGGEWMVDLSPGNLAKLTDFIRLLGKSDTFEFSSDLKEGADTKLDWPSIELSYEDYLVLLLMFQNETEQLYRVADLLQLSTVLSDEGLTAGDLETAVAVTVTVSVDLWFSSALGQYVNDDIHDGRYYYTFYMERGY; this is encoded by the coding sequence ATGAAAAAACATGCTGGAAGCTTCACTCCCGCCGTTGCATGGATGATGGTGCTGGTTCTGTTTGTGAACGCTGTCCTATGGGATTACTCAAGGATCAAAATGGGTCATGTCGTCGCAAGTCAAATCTCTTCGAATGCAGTCGAAGCAGCACTTTTTGATTATCAGAGTGAAATTGCCAAATCCTTTGACCTATTGTGCGTCACGGATAGCACTCAGATAAAAGCCGCAGTAGAAGAAGTGTTGAGCGAAGGGATCAATCAAGGGTACAACGAGCTTTATTCTTTGCGGGTGGAGTCAGTGGATGTCTCCTTTCTGGGTGAGACATACGCAGACCCCCAGGCGATAAAATATGCGATTTTAAAAAGGCATAGCGAGCGGTTCATGTTGGGTAAGTTGACGCAGTGGTTGGAAAAACTCGAATTCTTCAAGAGTCTTGGCATTGTGACATCCATGCTTGAGGAGCTTGGAAAGGTCTTTGACAAAGTCACGTCTCTTCAAGACGCGTTTGATCTTTTGGGGCCTCATTACGAACGTGTAAGCAAGTGGCTGAACCAAATGGATGATATGAACGTGCTTGACCTTGTGAATCGCTATCATGACTTGAACAGCGAGGCGTCTGATCTGAAAAGGGAGCTTGGCAGATTATCTGAATCCATCAAAGAAGCGACCGATGAGTCTGAGCTAAGCCGGCTGAGAAAAGAAAGAGCGTCCATAAAGGATGCGCTTGATGAAGTGAAGACCGACATTCAAACGATCAGAGAACGGATTCAGGACTTCAGAGACGGCGTAGAAGGAATCGATGCACTCATCGAGTCTGCAAGAACCTTCACGGAGGAGCTGCAGCAGACACTCGACCTTTTGGCGGTCGTCGGTGTCAAAATAGAAGACAACCGCGAACGCTATAAATCGATGAATTATGTAGCAAAGGTATGTGACGCCGTGGCAAAAACGCTTTCGAAAATTACCCAAAGTGTGACTAAGGCGAACTCTGCAGCTGCAAAAGTGCTGACTGGGTATGACACCGGTAGGGATAGGGTAATGGAGATGATTCGAATTATCGATGATTCGCTTGCTAGGGGAGAAAAAATCGCCAAGGAGATTTGCGAAGCGGATAGTCTTGGCGGTTATTTCAAACGCCTTGCTGTCACCACTTTTGTTCCGGAGGGGGCAATCGATCAGGATGGAAACTTTGATGGAAAGGCTCTGATAAGAGCGCTTCGCGATGTGGTGCTCGGCGATGTTTTTAAACTGGATGAGGCGTATCTGGGTCAGTTGCCAGAGGATGTGTACAAGTCGCTTCCTAGCCAGCGTGCGGGTATCGAGCAGGAAGGTGTCGACAAAAGTCGGTCGAGTGGCTCGACCAGGAACCAGGCCGATGAAATCAACAAGTCATTCAACCGAAGCAGCAATCAGTGGTCAGCCCTGCTGGACGCTCAAATGTTAGGTGCGAAATCGTTAATCGATAAGCTGATCATTGCTGATTACCTAGTGAATCACTTTACCTATAACGTACCAAGTAGGTTTACCGTAGAAGAGCAGACCAATCCATTCATGCCTCAATCGGAAATCGAATACGTGCTGCACGGCAATCGATCGAATGCGTCAAACGCCATATTGACGGATACGGAAATATTCGGCGTACGTTTGTTGATGAACGCTTCGAGCCTTCTTATCACGAAGCAGACGACGGTGCAGAGCCTTTCTGCCCAGTTGGCTGCTGCAACGGGCGGCATCAGCTATCCGATCATGTATGCGGTGGTGGTTGCAGGGTGGTCTGGAACCGAGACGGTGGTGGATGTGAAGAAACTTCATTTGGGCGAATCGATCCCCTTGTTCAAAAAGGGCGGGGAATGGATGGTCGACCTATCACCGGGCAATCTTGCAAAGTTGACGGATTTTATAAGGCTACTGGGTAAGAGCGATACGTTTGAGTTTTCGAGTGACCTAAAAGAAGGGGCGGATACAAAGCTTGACTGGCCGTCCATCGAACTGAGCTACGAGGATTACCTGGTGTTGCTGCTTATGTTTCAGAATGAAACGGAACAGCTATACAGAGTGGCGGATTTGCTGCAGCTCTCTACGGTCTTAAGCGATGAGGGGTTGACAGCTGGGGATCTCGAGACAGCGGTAGCTGTGACAGTGACAGTCAGTGTGGACTTGTGGTTCTCAAGCGCTTTAGGCCAGTATGTGAACGATGATATCCATGATGGAAGGTACTATTATACCTTTTATATGGAACGGGGTTACTAA
- a CDS encoding DUF6382 domain-containing protein, translating to MFDWTYSNDEFSHYIRVLPPENNRIDGFKMNMLNQIPSGLIACHSACENGVEHLEYSIGSLMPLYDYLNHKKLDDQALRKVLLSMIATQEQLRTYLLYTSDLWLDTRQMYIEVQSMKLYLIYLPFQLEWNEVNFRDWLLEFLMRLPPSVGTAQLISTLFGYTKQDVFTLVGLKQLLLVDHIDERNVQIPNMVRSKSSVKNKENKAPALESVANRKEVVDYRYMLAFGIMQLGYLTLLATSLIAVKKMTADVTEARLGATLILTSTNALLYMKLFKDKLDFKVLKVLFVQNKKVHRMINEEADSIGVSSEPLVDSPKFLQEDTTVLVCADSTVPYLLRLSTGEKHFISKPCLLIGRQKDVVDIHLSDSAIGRTHAEINFTGGACVIRDLFSKNGTFINEERVEVNKPVALAVGDQLKLADVELVYHEG from the coding sequence GTGTTCGATTGGACTTATAGCAATGACGAATTCTCTCATTACATCCGTGTCCTTCCACCGGAGAACAACCGAATAGACGGATTTAAGATGAATATGCTCAACCAGATCCCATCGGGACTAATCGCCTGCCATTCTGCATGCGAGAACGGGGTCGAGCACCTAGAGTACTCGATCGGTTCCCTGATGCCGCTTTACGATTACCTGAACCATAAAAAACTTGACGATCAAGCCTTAAGAAAAGTGCTTCTGTCGATGATAGCGACCCAAGAGCAACTAAGGACCTATCTGCTCTACACCTCAGACCTTTGGCTTGATACCAGGCAAATGTATATTGAAGTGCAGAGTATGAAATTATATCTGATCTACCTTCCTTTTCAGTTGGAGTGGAATGAAGTGAACTTCCGCGACTGGCTACTTGAGTTTCTTATGCGGTTGCCACCTTCGGTAGGTACCGCCCAGCTCATATCGACCCTGTTCGGTTATACGAAACAGGACGTGTTCACGCTAGTGGGACTTAAGCAGTTGTTACTTGTCGACCACATCGATGAAAGGAATGTTCAGATTCCTAATATGGTTAGATCCAAATCCTCGGTTAAAAATAAGGAAAATAAAGCGCCTGCTTTGGAGTCTGTCGCGAATAGAAAAGAAGTCGTAGACTACCGGTATATGCTGGCGTTTGGAATCATGCAGCTTGGGTATCTCACACTGCTTGCAACCAGCCTGATCGCCGTAAAAAAAATGACTGCAGACGTTACAGAAGCAAGGCTTGGAGCGACATTGATTCTTACGAGCACGAATGCCTTGTTGTATATGAAGCTGTTCAAAGACAAGCTGGACTTTAAAGTGTTGAAGGTCCTCTTTGTACAAAATAAGAAAGTACATCGAATGATCAATGAGGAAGCGGATTCTATCGGTGTCTCCTCAGAGCCCCTAGTTGACAGTCCCAAGTTCTTGCAGGAAGATACCACGGTTCTGGTGTGCGCTGATAGCACGGTGCCATATCTGCTAAGACTCTCCACAGGAGAGAAGCACTTTATCAGCAAGCCTTGCCTGCTGATCGGACGGCAAAAGGACGTGGTCGACATTCATCTGTCGGACAGCGCTATCGGCAGAACGCACGCAGAAATCAATTTCACAGGCGGCGCCTGTGTGATCAGGGATCTGTTCAGTAAGAACGGTACCTTCATCAATGAGGAGCGGGTAGAGGTCAATAAACCGGTCGCACTTGCTGTGGGTGATCAGCTTAAGCTTGCAGATGTGGAGTTGGTCTATCATGAAGGCTAA
- a CDS encoding PP2C family serine/threonine-protein phosphatase, which yields MKAKRTWAAYTHRGSCKPVNQDAFIIRKLSNGSDRVLFCAVADGVGGHGEGRMASQLVVKELSKAWAHLVKTTEVRSIDIGVWYERLFGALTAVNGILHEEYASSGVLSATTCSFCLMDERNMHIAHIGDSRIFSVKKTVVCLTEDHVVKGKGVLTKCLGARPLLEADKVVRLTDPAEKIILATDGFYKLVDKDMMKITQSKSAQKSLDHLIEEVTKKYRRDNLTLIICHI from the coding sequence ATGAAGGCTAAGAGGACGTGGGCTGCCTATACGCACCGCGGATCGTGCAAGCCTGTCAATCAAGACGCTTTCATCATTAGAAAACTTTCAAACGGGTCGGATAGGGTCCTATTCTGTGCGGTAGCTGACGGAGTCGGTGGGCACGGCGAGGGACGGATGGCTTCACAGCTTGTTGTAAAGGAACTTTCTAAAGCTTGGGCTCATCTTGTCAAGACGACGGAAGTAAGAAGCATAGATATCGGCGTATGGTATGAGCGGTTGTTCGGGGCCTTGACTGCTGTGAATGGAATCCTGCATGAGGAATATGCAAGCAGCGGAGTCCTAAGCGCTACGACCTGTTCGTTCTGCTTGATGGATGAGCGTAATATGCATATCGCCCATATCGGCGATTCTAGAATATTCAGCGTAAAAAAAACAGTCGTCTGTCTGACCGAGGACCATGTGGTAAAAGGAAAGGGAGTACTAACAAAGTGTTTGGGTGCTAGACCTTTACTTGAAGCGGATAAGGTGGTTAGGCTGACGGATCCTGCTGAAAAGATCATCCTTGCGACAGATGGATTCTACAAGCTGGTGGACAAGGACATGATGAAAATCACACAAAGTAAATCAGCGCAAAAATCGCTTGATCATCTGATAGAGGAAGTCACCAAGAAGTATCGAAGAGACAATCTGACACTCATTATCTGCCACATCTAA